From the genome of Sphingomonas sp. HMP6, one region includes:
- a CDS encoding NfeD family protein, which translates to MSAFGIAWSIGALWLAAALVLLMAEMVLPGFFLIFLGVAAALTGVFALIVPGVPILLQALIFAVLTGGAVAIGWRWYRGSDQSSSAPHLNDRAARLIGKRVEVCDAIVGGEGRVKVGDGAWNATGPDAGVGTSVRIVGATGGVLQVEPA; encoded by the coding sequence ATGAGCGCGTTCGGAATCGCCTGGAGTATCGGCGCGCTATGGCTGGCCGCGGCGCTCGTGTTACTCATGGCCGAGATGGTGCTGCCAGGGTTTTTCCTGATTTTTCTCGGCGTGGCGGCGGCGTTGACCGGGGTGTTCGCGCTCATCGTGCCGGGAGTACCAATCCTGCTGCAGGCGCTGATATTCGCCGTTCTAACCGGCGGCGCGGTCGCGATCGGATGGCGCTGGTATCGTGGGAGCGATCAGTCGTCGAGCGCCCCCCACCTCAACGACCGCGCTGCTCGGCTGATTGGTAAGCGCGTAGAAGTGTGCGACGCGATCGTGGGTGGCGAAGGCCGAGTAAAAGTCGGCGACGGTGCTTGGAACGCGACCGGGCCGGATGCCGGGGTCGGCACGAGCGTGCGGATCGTCGGCGCGACTGGGGGCGTCCTGCAGGTCGAACCCGCCTGA
- the guaB gene encoding IMP dehydrogenase has product MDIRLGLTFDDVLLVPAESDIVPSQTNTATRVTRGISLDIPILSSAMDTVTEADMAIVMAQLGGIGVLHRNLEIDEQVAAVRAVKRFESGMVVNPITIAPSATLAEAQALMLRNRISGIPVVEADGKLVGILTNRDVRFAENPHQPVSELMTHENLATVSAGVGKEEARRLLHQRRIEKLIVVDEAYRCVGLITVKDIEKAVTYPNATKDGAGRLRVAAATTVGDKGFARTEALVDAELDLVVIDTAHGHNKDVARAVERAKKLSNSVQVIAGNVATAEATRALIDAGADGIKVGIGPGSICTTRVVAGVGVPQLTAVMDCAEVGQKHGVPVIADGGLRTSGDLAKALAAGASACMIGSLLAGTEEAPGETFLFQGRAYKSYRGMGSVGAMGRGSADRYFQGDIKDQMKLVPEGIEGQVAFKGPARDVIHQLVGGIRAAMGYTGSATLQDLQARARFVQITGAGLKESHVHDVDITREAPNYPTR; this is encoded by the coding sequence ATGGACATTCGCCTCGGCCTCACATTCGACGATGTCCTGCTTGTCCCGGCGGAAAGCGACATCGTACCGAGCCAGACAAACACCGCGACGCGCGTAACGCGCGGGATTTCGCTCGACATTCCGATCCTTTCCTCGGCCATGGACACCGTGACCGAGGCCGACATGGCGATCGTGATGGCGCAATTGGGCGGCATCGGTGTGCTGCATCGCAATCTCGAGATCGACGAACAGGTCGCCGCCGTCCGCGCGGTAAAGCGCTTCGAAAGCGGCATGGTCGTCAACCCGATCACGATCGCCCCCTCCGCCACGCTCGCCGAGGCGCAGGCGTTGATGCTGCGCAACCGGATCAGCGGGATTCCGGTGGTCGAGGCCGATGGCAAATTGGTCGGGATCCTCACCAATCGCGACGTGCGCTTCGCCGAAAACCCGCATCAGCCGGTGTCGGAACTGATGACGCACGAGAATCTGGCGACAGTCTCGGCCGGGGTCGGGAAGGAGGAGGCGCGGCGCTTGCTTCATCAGCGCAGGATCGAAAAGCTGATCGTTGTCGACGAGGCCTATCGCTGCGTCGGCCTGATCACCGTAAAGGACATCGAAAAGGCGGTCACCTACCCCAATGCGACCAAGGATGGTGCTGGCCGCCTGCGCGTGGCGGCCGCGACCACGGTCGGCGACAAGGGCTTTGCGCGGACCGAGGCGCTGGTCGATGCCGAGCTCGATCTGGTCGTGATCGACACCGCGCACGGCCACAATAAGGACGTCGCGCGCGCCGTCGAGCGGGCGAAGAAGCTCAGCAATTCGGTGCAGGTCATCGCCGGCAATGTCGCCACGGCGGAGGCAACGCGCGCGTTGATCGACGCGGGTGCGGACGGGATCAAGGTCGGGATCGGGCCGGGGTCGATCTGTACGACGCGGGTGGTTGCGGGCGTCGGCGTGCCCCAGCTTACTGCCGTGATGGACTGTGCCGAGGTCGGGCAGAAGCACGGCGTGCCGGTCATCGCCGATGGGGGGCTGCGCACTTCGGGCGATCTTGCCAAGGCGCTCGCGGCGGGGGCGTCGGCGTGCATGATCGGTTCGCTGCTCGCCGGGACCGAGGAAGCACCGGGGGAAACCTTCCTGTTCCAGGGCCGCGCGTACAAATCGTATCGCGGCATGGGCTCGGTCGGCGCGATGGGCCGCGGGTCGGCGGATCGTTATTTTCAGGGCGATATCAAGGATCAGATGAAGCTGGTGCCCGAGGGGATCGAAGGACAGGTCGCCTTCAAGGGGCCAGCGCGCGACGTGATCCATCAGCTCGTCGGCGGCATCCGCGCGGCGATGGGCTATACCGGCTCGGCCACGCTGCAGGATCTGCAGGCACGTGCCCGCTTCGTCCAGATTACCGGTGCAGGGCTCAAGGAAAGCCACGTCCACGACGTCGATATCACGCGCGAAGCGCCGAACTATCCTACGCGATAA
- a CDS encoding sensor histidine kinase, whose product MEPGIDSPRNDGGGALGGDGVERGDEDARALSLRWSARVSLTPRILFVNVFALGLLAGGFFYLDSYRSRIVDGRVTQSIREARLIAEALVSVPEAQRPDLALRLSRDMGARVRVYDPAGKPLIDTRRLGLRNVVLQDPDKQDWRQASARFLDAVIDTVVGTPRAPLYREHDDGRAWPDVRAAHDTPTVSATVWRAPDRTPVITAASPFPGGGVVMTTINAREITQTVRLERFRLGVVLLVVSIASVLLSLFLARTIVRPLRKLARAAVRVRMGRAREVIVPRLPERRDEIGMLARALSDMSLALRARIDAIEAFAADVTHEMKNPLASLRSAVEGMTMVKDPALQARLLAIVRDDVQRLDRLITDIAEASRLDAQLSRTKFEPVDLGAMIAALIASREARGVERGVRLQFVRRTDMPLIVPGEGARLERVLENLIENAISFSPDAGLIVLSATCDHDVVVIGIEDQGPGVPEDAREQVFRRFQSLRPEGEAFGKHSGLGLAIARTIVEAHQGSIVATARTDGAGGARFVIRIPTADAR is encoded by the coding sequence ATGGAGCCGGGTATCGATTCTCCGAGGAATGACGGCGGCGGTGCTCTCGGCGGCGACGGCGTGGAGCGTGGCGACGAGGATGCCCGCGCGCTATCGCTACGCTGGTCGGCGCGCGTCTCGCTCACCCCGCGCATCCTGTTCGTCAACGTCTTTGCGCTCGGGCTGCTCGCGGGTGGCTTTTTCTATCTCGATTCCTACCGCAGCCGGATCGTCGATGGGCGGGTGACGCAATCGATCCGCGAGGCGCGGCTTATCGCCGAGGCGCTCGTTTCTGTGCCGGAAGCGCAACGCCCGGATCTTGCGCTGCGGCTGTCGCGGGACATGGGCGCGCGGGTGCGGGTGTATGATCCGGCGGGCAAGCCGCTGATCGACACGCGGCGGCTTGGCCTGCGCAATGTCGTGCTGCAGGACCCGGACAAGCAGGATTGGCGGCAAGCCTCGGCACGCTTCCTCGATGCGGTGATCGACACCGTCGTCGGCACGCCGCGTGCGCCGTTGTACCGCGAGCATGACGACGGGCGCGCTTGGCCCGACGTGCGCGCTGCGCACGATACGCCGACCGTGTCAGCGACGGTGTGGCGCGCGCCTGATCGTACCCCCGTCATCACCGCCGCCTCCCCCTTTCCCGGTGGTGGGGTCGTGATGACGACGATCAATGCGCGCGAAATCACGCAGACCGTGCGGCTGGAGCGCTTCCGCTTGGGAGTCGTGTTGCTGGTCGTGTCGATCGCCTCGGTGCTCTTGTCGCTCTTTCTCGCGCGAACGATCGTGCGACCGCTGCGCAAGCTCGCCCGCGCGGCGGTGCGCGTGCGGATGGGGCGTGCGCGCGAAGTGATCGTGCCGCGCTTGCCCGAACGCCGCGATGAGATCGGGATGCTCGCGCGTGCCCTGTCCGACATGAGCCTCGCTTTGCGCGCGCGGATCGATGCGATCGAGGCGTTCGCCGCGGATGTGACGCACGAGATGAAGAACCCGCTCGCCTCGCTTCGCTCCGCGGTCGAGGGGATGACGATGGTCAAGGATCCGGCGTTGCAAGCGCGGCTGCTGGCGATCGTGCGCGACGATGTGCAGCGGCTCGACCGACTGATCACCGACATTGCCGAGGCATCGCGGCTCGACGCGCAACTCAGCCGGACCAAGTTCGAACCGGTCGATCTCGGCGCGATGATCGCCGCGTTAATCGCCAGTCGCGAGGCACGCGGGGTCGAGCGCGGGGTGCGGCTGCAGTTCGTCCGGCGCACCGACATGCCGCTGATCGTGCCGGGCGAAGGCGCAAGGCTGGAGCGCGTGCTTGAAAATCTGATCGAAAATGCGATCTCCTTCTCGCCCGATGCAGGGCTGATCGTGCTGAGCGCGACGTGCGATCATGACGTCGTGGTCATTGGAATCGAGGATCAAGGCCCGGGCGTGCCAGAGGATGCGCGCGAACAGGTGTTCCGCCGTTTCCAGTCGCTGCGCCCCGAAGGCGAGGCGTTCGGGAAGCATTCGGGCCTCGGCCTCGCGATCGCGCGGACGATCGTCGAGGCGCATCAGGGAAGCATCGTGGCGACCGCGCGGACCGACGGCGCGGGCGGCGCGCGCTTCGTGATCCGCATACCGACTGCGGATGCGCGGTGA
- a CDS encoding SPFH domain-containing protein — MGFILAGLLVLLVLLYLALGMKVVRQGYQYTIERFGKFTAVAQPGLTFIVPLFDQIGRKVNMMEQVLDIPGQEIITKDNAMVAVDGVVFFQVLDAAKAAYEVSDLYLAIMQLTTTNLRTVMGSMDLDELLSKRDEINGRLLAVIDNATEAWGVKVTRVELKDIRPPADIVNAMTRQMKAEREKRATILESEAARQNEINRAEGLKQAQILEAEGRREAAFRDAEARERSAEAEAQATKVVSDAISGGSVQAINYFIAQKYVEAIGLFATSPNAKTILFPVEATQLMGTLGGISELAKEAFRDGPAPTPPAPTRPRGPFEGGGTQ; from the coding sequence ATGGGCTTTATTCTCGCCGGTCTGCTCGTCCTGCTTGTCCTGCTCTATCTCGCACTCGGCATGAAGGTGGTGCGGCAGGGATATCAGTATACCATTGAAAGATTTGGGAAGTTTACCGCCGTGGCGCAGCCGGGGCTGACCTTCATCGTGCCCTTGTTCGACCAGATCGGGCGCAAGGTGAACATGATGGAGCAAGTGCTCGACATTCCGGGGCAGGAGATCATCACCAAGGACAATGCGATGGTCGCGGTCGACGGGGTGGTGTTCTTCCAGGTGCTCGATGCGGCCAAGGCGGCATATGAGGTGAGCGATCTGTATCTGGCGATCATGCAGCTCACCACGACCAATTTGCGCACCGTGATGGGATCGATGGACCTCGACGAATTGCTGTCGAAGCGCGACGAAATCAACGGCCGATTGCTCGCCGTGATCGACAATGCGACCGAGGCATGGGGCGTCAAGGTCACCCGCGTCGAATTGAAGGACATCCGCCCGCCCGCCGACATCGTCAACGCAATGACGCGGCAAATGAAGGCGGAGCGCGAAAAGCGGGCGACGATCCTCGAATCCGAGGCCGCGCGGCAAAATGAGATCAACCGCGCGGAAGGGCTGAAACAGGCGCAGATCCTTGAGGCCGAGGGCCGCCGTGAAGCCGCCTTCCGCGATGCGGAGGCGCGCGAGCGCTCGGCCGAGGCCGAGGCCCAAGCGACCAAGGTGGTGTCCGACGCGATCAGCGGCGGCAGCGTGCAGGCGATCAACTATTTCATCGCGCAGAAGTATGTCGAGGCGATCGGCCTGTTCGCGACATCGCCCAACGCCAAGACGATCCTGTTCCCGGTCGAGGCGACGCAATTGATGGGGACGCTGGGCGGGATTAGCGAATTGGCAAAGGAAGCGTTTCGCGACGGTCCTGCCCCTACCCCGCCCGCGCCGACGCGTCCGCGTGGGCCGTTCGAGGGGGGTGGCACGCAATGA
- a CDS encoding HPr family phosphocarrier protein — translation MSVSRSVLITNKRGLHARASAKFVTLAAIQPCEVQVEKEGAGSVTGTSIMGLMMLGAAMGDTITISAEGEHAEAVVGTLSELVLGKFGED, via the coding sequence ATGTCGGTGTCGCGCTCAGTGCTGATCACCAACAAGCGTGGGCTGCACGCACGGGCGAGCGCGAAGTTCGTGACGCTGGCCGCCATACAGCCGTGCGAAGTGCAGGTCGAGAAGGAAGGCGCCGGATCGGTCACCGGCACCTCGATCATGGGCCTGATGATGCTCGGCGCGGCGATGGGCGATACGATCACGATCTCGGCCGAGGGCGAACATGCCGAGGCCGTCGTCGGTACGCTGAGCGAATTGGTCTTAGGCAAGTTTGGCGAGGACTAA
- a CDS encoding TrmH family RNA methyltransferase: MPREITAYSNPLIKRIRSLREKRHRRDEGLFLAEGLRILTEAREAGRIPQYLFFARDSAAHPLVLALVEAVEAAGGEAIETVPDILSKLSGKDNPQAVVGVFAEFTRTLDSLDRTSATIWLVAERLRDPGNLGTILRTGDAVGAGALILIGECVDPFSVEAVRASMGALFTVPVVQCDWAAFLPWLRGGAGQLVGLSLDTDTNYRAAHYVAPTFLLTGNEAQGMPDDYAAACDLLVKIPMLGKADSLNAAVATAVMAYEVLSRR, translated from the coding sequence ATGCCCCGCGAAATCACTGCCTACTCCAACCCCCTCATCAAGCGCATCCGCTCGCTCCGCGAGAAGCGCCACCGGCGCGACGAAGGGCTGTTCCTGGCCGAGGGCCTGCGCATCCTGACCGAGGCGCGTGAGGCGGGGCGGATTCCGCAATATCTGTTCTTCGCGCGTGACAGCGCGGCGCATCCGTTGGTGCTTGCGCTGGTGGAGGCGGTCGAGGCGGCGGGTGGTGAGGCGATCGAGACCGTACCCGACATCCTCTCCAAACTGTCGGGCAAGGACAATCCGCAAGCCGTAGTCGGCGTGTTCGCGGAGTTCACACGGACGCTCGACAGCCTCGACCGCACCAGCGCAACCATCTGGCTGGTCGCCGAGCGGCTGCGCGATCCCGGCAACCTCGGCACGATCCTGCGCACCGGCGACGCGGTTGGCGCGGGTGCGCTGATCCTGATCGGCGAATGCGTCGATCCCTTCTCGGTCGAGGCGGTGCGCGCGAGCATGGGGGCGCTGTTCACGGTGCCGGTGGTGCAGTGCGACTGGGCCGCGTTCTTACCGTGGTTGCGCGGTGGGGCGGGGCAATTGGTCGGACTCAGCCTGGATACCGACACGAACTACCGCGCCGCGCATTATGTCGCGCCGACCTTCCTGCTCACCGGAAACGAAGCGCAGGGGATGCCGGACGATTATGCCGCCGCGTGCGACCTGCTGGTCAAGATCCCGATGCTCGGCAAGGCCGACAGCCTGAACGCCGCCGTGGCGACGGCGGTGATGGCGTATGAAGTGCTTTCGCGGCGGTAG
- a CDS encoding PTS sugar transporter subunit IIA encodes MIGLVLVTHGRLADEFVTAMEHVVGKQERVATVNIGPEDDMEARRNDIAEAIARVDDGRGVILLTDLFGGTPSNLAISLMQRGRIEVIAGINLPMLIRLESARKKMKIVDAVAAAREAGRKYISVASEVLGEAAA; translated from the coding sequence ATGATCGGGCTGGTTCTCGTGACGCATGGTCGGCTGGCCGACGAATTCGTCACCGCGATGGAGCACGTCGTCGGCAAGCAGGAACGCGTTGCGACGGTCAATATCGGCCCCGAGGACGATATGGAGGCGCGCCGCAACGACATTGCCGAAGCCATCGCGCGAGTCGATGACGGGCGCGGGGTGATCCTGCTGACCGATCTGTTCGGTGGCACGCCCTCCAACCTTGCCATATCGCTGATGCAGCGCGGGCGGATCGAAGTGATCGCGGGGATCAATTTGCCGATGCTGATCCGGCTCGAATCGGCGCGCAAGAAAATGAAAATCGTCGATGCCGTCGCCGCCGCGCGCGAGGCGGGCCGCAAATATATTTCGGTCGCGTCCGAGGTTCTTGGCGAGGCTGCCGCCTGA
- the rapZ gene encoding RNase adapter RapZ has protein sequence MKRDPKDILLVTGMSGAGKSTVLRTLEDLGWEVVDNLPLLLLDRLLSAPLPEGAARSTQPLALGIGARTRDFDPERIVQRIKQLREEHGHDIGTLFLDCAGGELERRYSETRRRHPLALDRPASDGIARERELLSPLRRWANRLIDTTDLTANELAQQIRATFSGEGLGKPTLSVTSFGFSRGVPRNADLVFDMRFLRNPHWVPDLRPGTGMDADVSAYIAGDPAYEAAVGQIESLLLLLLPRYRAEGKSYVTVAFGCTGGRHRSVHVTERVAARLRDAGFSPTVSHRDLAAAPQDSLEGVQDETTDKTDDDGAQAT, from the coding sequence ATGAAACGCGACCCCAAGGACATTCTGCTCGTCACCGGCATGTCGGGCGCCGGCAAATCGACCGTGTTGCGCACGCTCGAGGATCTCGGCTGGGAGGTGGTCGACAATCTCCCGCTCTTGTTGCTGGATCGCTTGCTCAGCGCGCCGCTGCCCGAGGGGGCGGCGCGATCGACCCAGCCGCTTGCGCTCGGCATCGGGGCACGGACCCGCGATTTCGATCCCGAGCGGATCGTCCAGCGGATCAAGCAATTGCGCGAGGAGCACGGCCATGACATCGGCACGCTGTTCCTCGATTGCGCGGGCGGCGAACTGGAGCGGCGCTATTCCGAGACGCGGCGGCGGCATCCGCTGGCGCTTGATCGACCGGCGTCGGACGGTATCGCGCGTGAACGCGAACTGCTCAGCCCGCTGCGGCGCTGGGCGAACCGGTTGATCGACACGACCGATCTGACCGCGAACGAGCTGGCGCAGCAGATCCGCGCGACCTTTTCGGGCGAGGGTCTGGGCAAGCCGACGCTATCGGTGACGTCCTTCGGCTTTTCGCGTGGCGTTCCGCGCAATGCCGATCTGGTGTTCGACATGCGCTTCCTGCGCAACCCACATTGGGTGCCGGATTTACGGCCCGGGACCGGGATGGACGCGGATGTCTCCGCGTACATCGCGGGCGACCCCGCCTATGAGGCGGCGGTGGGGCAGATCGAATCGCTGCTGTTGCTGTTGCTCCCGCGCTACAGGGCCGAGGGGAAATCGTATGTGACGGTGGCTTTCGGCTGTACCGGCGGGAGACACCGCTCGGTTCATGTCACCGAACGCGTTGCCGCACGGTTGCGCGACGCGGGATTTTCGCCCACGGTCTCGCACCGCGATCTCGCCGCCGCACCCCAGGACTCGCTGGAGGGGGTGCAGGACGAGACAACCGACAAGACAGATGACGATGGGGCGCAAGCTACATGA
- a CDS encoding phosphoenolpyruvate carboxykinase — translation MSERIPAAGLETQGIETRANLHWNLVTARLIQAAISRGEGKLSADGPLVVETGAHTGRSAQDKFIVRDAETESTVWWGKTNKAMSPEHFAVLKADFLSALKDKEDLFVQDLFGGSQPEHRVNVRVVNELAWHNSFIRTMLVRPTESELRGFVPDYTIIDLPSFRADPTRHGCRSETIIAVNFTDKLILIGGTKYAGEMKKSVFSLLNYLLPPTGVMPMHCSANMGSNGDTAVFFGLSGTGKTTLSADASRTLIGDDEHGWSDTAVFNFEGGCYAKMIRLSADAEPEIFATTKRFGTILENVVMDQVTRVLDLDDASLAENSRGAYPIDFIPNASEHNMGPVPRNMIFLTADAYGILPPISKLTPEQAMYHFLSGYTARVAGTEIGVTEPDATFSTCFGAPFMARHPSVYGNLLKERIAKGGVDCWLVNTGWTGGKYGVGSRMPIKATRALLNAALDGSLKAAEFRTDPNFGFKVPVSVAGVDPTILDPRETWADKAAYDATAAKLVDQFVENFAQFADHVDEGVRQSAPKVHATA, via the coding sequence GTGAGCGAACGAATCCCCGCCGCCGGTCTTGAAACGCAAGGCATCGAAACCCGCGCCAATCTGCATTGGAACCTCGTGACAGCGCGCTTGATCCAGGCGGCGATCTCACGCGGCGAGGGGAAGCTGTCGGCGGATGGTCCGCTCGTGGTCGAAACCGGCGCACACACCGGCCGCTCGGCGCAGGATAAATTCATCGTTCGCGATGCCGAAACCGAGAGCACCGTATGGTGGGGCAAGACCAACAAGGCGATGTCGCCGGAGCATTTTGCTGTCCTGAAGGCCGATTTCCTGTCCGCGCTGAAGGACAAAGAAGATTTGTTCGTGCAGGATCTGTTCGGCGGGTCACAGCCCGAGCACCGCGTCAACGTGCGCGTCGTCAACGAACTGGCGTGGCACAACAGCTTCATTCGCACGATGCTGGTGCGGCCGACGGAATCCGAACTGCGCGGTTTCGTGCCCGATTACACGATTATCGATCTGCCGAGCTTCCGCGCCGATCCGACGCGTCACGGCTGCCGCAGCGAGACGATCATCGCGGTCAACTTCACCGACAAACTGATTCTCATCGGCGGCACCAAATATGCCGGCGAAATGAAGAAGTCGGTGTTCAGCCTGCTCAACTATCTGCTCCCGCCGACGGGCGTGATGCCGATGCATTGCTCGGCCAACATGGGTTCGAACGGCGACACCGCCGTCTTCTTCGGCCTGTCGGGCACCGGCAAGACGACGCTCAGCGCCGACGCCAGCCGCACGCTGATCGGCGATGACGAACATGGCTGGTCCGACACGGCGGTCTTCAATTTCGAAGGCGGCTGCTACGCGAAGATGATCCGACTCTCGGCGGACGCCGAGCCAGAAATTTTCGCTACGACCAAGCGTTTCGGCACGATCCTTGAGAATGTCGTGATGGATCAAGTCACGCGCGTGCTCGATCTCGACGATGCGAGCCTCGCCGAGAACAGCCGCGGCGCCTATCCGATCGACTTCATTCCCAATGCGTCCGAGCACAATATGGGCCCGGTGCCGCGCAACATGATCTTCCTGACGGCGGACGCGTACGGCATCCTTCCGCCGATCTCGAAGCTGACGCCCGAACAGGCGATGTACCATTTCCTCTCGGGCTATACCGCGCGCGTCGCAGGGACCGAGATCGGCGTGACCGAACCCGACGCGACCTTCTCGACCTGCTTCGGCGCGCCGTTCATGGCGCGGCACCCGTCCGTTTATGGCAATCTGCTGAAAGAGCGGATCGCCAAGGGCGGGGTCGATTGCTGGCTGGTCAACACCGGCTGGACCGGCGGGAAATACGGCGTCGGCAGCCGCATGCCGATCAAGGCGACGCGCGCGTTGCTCAACGCCGCCCTCGACGGCAGCCTGAAGGCCGCCGAATTCCGCACCGATCCCAATTTCGGCTTCAAGGTGCCGGTGTCGGTGGCGGGCGTCGACCCGACCATCCTCGACCCGCGCGAAACCTGGGCGGACAAGGCGGCCTATGACGCGACCGCGGCGAAGCTGGTCGACCAATTCGTGGAGAATTTCGCGCAATTCGCCGACCATGTCGATGAAGGCGTGCGACAATCCGCGCCCAAGGTGCACGCCACTGCCTGA
- a CDS encoding response regulator transcription factor, translated as MTATIALVDDDRNILTSVSIALQAEGFVTRLYSDGETALKALIDNPPDIAILDIKMPRMDGLELLRRLREKSMVPVIFLTSKDDELDEALGLAMGADDYIAKPFSQRLLIARIRAILRRTEVSAGGAGADEAAAETELVRGRLAMDTARHRVTWGGVAVVLTVTEFLILETLAQRPGIVKTRNQLMDAAYHDDIYVDDRTIDSHIKRVRRKFRQIDPAFDAIETLYGAGYRFSEE; from the coding sequence ATGACGGCAACGATCGCTTTGGTCGACGATGACCGCAACATTCTCACCTCCGTTTCGATCGCGCTGCAGGCGGAGGGGTTCGTCACACGGCTCTATTCGGACGGCGAGACGGCGCTCAAGGCGTTGATCGATAATCCTCCCGACATCGCGATCCTGGACATCAAGATGCCGCGGATGGACGGGCTCGAACTGTTACGGCGCCTGCGCGAGAAGAGCATGGTGCCGGTGATCTTCCTCACGTCGAAGGACGACGAGCTCGACGAGGCGCTCGGGCTGGCAATGGGGGCGGACGACTATATCGCCAAGCCCTTCTCGCAACGGCTGCTGATCGCCCGCATCCGCGCGATCCTGCGGCGTACCGAGGTTTCCGCCGGCGGTGCCGGGGCGGACGAGGCGGCGGCCGAGACCGAATTGGTGCGCGGTCGGCTCGCGATGGATACGGCGCGGCACCGCGTCACCTGGGGCGGCGTGGCGGTGGTTCTGACCGTCACCGAGTTCCTGATTCTGGAAACGCTGGCGCAACGCCCCGGCATCGTGAAGACGCGAAACCAGTTGATGGACGCGGCCTATCATGACGACATCTATGTCGACGACCGCACGATCGACAGCCACATCAAACGCGTCCGCCGCAAGTTCCGGCAGATCGACCCGGCATTCGATGCCATAGAGACGTTATATGGAGCCGGGTATCGATTCTCCGAGGAATGA
- a CDS encoding HPr kinase/phosphorylase, which produces MTPLLLHATSVAIGRHCVLLIGPSGAGKSDLALRLIDRGAMLISDDQTVLTVLDGRLRAAAPQTISGMIEVRGVGILAVASVADIPVALVVTLGGPVERMPPEGVMQEIAGIPLPVVALAAFEASTPIKVELALAHAIEGV; this is translated from the coding sequence GTGACGCCGCTCCTGCTTCACGCCACGTCGGTGGCGATCGGGCGGCATTGCGTGTTGCTGATCGGTCCGTCGGGCGCGGGAAAGTCCGACCTCGCGCTGCGGCTGATCGATCGTGGTGCGATGTTGATCAGCGACGATCAGACCGTGCTGACGGTACTCGATGGTCGCCTGCGGGCAGCGGCACCTCAGACGATATCGGGTATGATCGAGGTGCGTGGGGTGGGCATTCTTGCGGTGGCGTCGGTCGCCGATATCCCGGTCGCTCTGGTGGTTACGCTCGGCGGGCCGGTGGAGCGAATGCCGCCGGAAGGCGTCATGCAGGAGATTGCAGGCATCCCCCTGCCCGTGGTCGCGCTTGCCGCGTTCGAAGCCTCGACGCCAATCAAGGTGGAATTGGCGCTCGCCCACGCTATTGAGGGCGTATGA